CCGTCGGTCTGAACTCTGCATTAACATTTCAATACTGCAATACACGCGCATTATATGTGTCTCTGATTGTCAGGCTAGATAACCGATTGAAAGTCCTGGCTAGGGAAAGAGCAGAGGGCCTGACTGATAACACGTTGCTACCAGTTTGGGATTGGGACCAGTTTTAGatgaatactcgattctgattggttaatttGGACATTTCCGAGGTCGTTCATAGCCGATAACACACCTTTGcagaggagaacagaccgttgctaaggaggataaAGGGGCTATCGTATCAACCCACAGAAAGAAGTCAGGAAATTTAACACCAGCTTTGAAGAGCAGACAACACAACCAATGTCTGTCCATTCATTGAGACCatgaacaaataaacattactAGGAGAGGTGATGTTTCGCAACTTAAACAATGAAGTAAAAACATGACATAGACTCTCTCACCGTCACAGTTACACAGACAGCTCTGTACAATATAAATCCCAGCACATTCATTCGTTTAAAACTGTAATATTAAAACTACTCTGACCTAAAAATGTAGTTACGATCACGTCAGTGTTAACGCTGTTGGTTCGATTTCCATTTCTTTGCAACACAGGAGAAAATGTGAAAGTCTTTGAAGCTCAGCTGGAAGATGTTTGATGGCCGTAAACGGAGTTTGCCTGTAAAGACAGCATAGACTGTGTATAAATAGaccttgtatatatatatatattacatgttCTACATTTTAGAGGATCTAAAACAGAGCCTCTAAGAGGTCGTTTCCCCCGTGCACAATGCACCACAGCAGTGTTTTTGTCTCTGGTGCCTCCGTTAAAACGCCTTCAACAGGGGTGATAATGGACAGAGCAGCATCGTTAAACATTTACCACATTTCATCGGAACAACGCTCCACACAGCACATCTCTCAGTCAGTGTATGGCTGCAGCTTCTCTGTGTTGGTGTCCTGGATCCTCTGAATCGTCTGGAAGCCTGGCAGacagctttttactttttgtggCGGCGTGACGTTGCATTCAGCAGGAACACCAGGGTGCAGCCACTCTATTTTTAGCGTTCTACATTTCAAAAGGCAGGAGGTGCCAAGTGGCTGGCTACAGCATCTCAGAGGTTTCACAGCACTATAAGTTTAGATGATCAGTTCCATCCTgctgatacacacctgaacatcagcaggagaggactctttaaagtagagactctacatactgatatacacctgaacatcagcaggagaggactctttaaagtagagactctacatactgatatacacctgaacatcagcaggagaggactctttaaagtagagactctacaaactgatatacacctgaacatcagcaggagaggactctttaaagtagagactctacaaactgatatatacctgaacatcagcaggagaggactctttaaagtagagactctacatactgatatacacctgaacatcagcaggagaggactctttaaagtagagacactacatactgatatacacctgaacatcagcaggagaggactctttaaagtagagactctacatactgatatacacctgaacatcagcaggagaggactctttaaagtagagactctacatactgatatacacctgaacatcagcaggagaggactctttaaagtagagacgctacatactgatatacacctgaacatcagcaggagaggactctttaaagtagagacactacatactgatatacacctgaacatcagcaggagaggactctttaaagtagagacactacatactgatatacacctgaacatcagcaggagaggactctttaaagtagagacactacatactgatatacacctgaacatcagcaggagaggactctttaaagtagagactctacatactgatatacacctgaacatcagcaggagaggactctttaaagtagagacactacatactgatatacacctgaacatcagcaggagaggactctttaaagtagagacactacatactgatatacacctgaacatcagcaggagaggactctttaaagtagagacactacatactgatacacacaataATATGTCATCTTTAACGTTAGCTTGAATCTGTATTTTAAactggtttttaaatgtatcgCTCTGACTCAGGTTTGTGGCGATGAACGTGATGCGTCTGAAGCGTCAGGGCATCACCCACATCCTGAACGCCGCAGAGGGAAACTCCTTCATGCACGTCAACACCAACGCTGAGTTCTACAGCGGCACAAACATCACGTACCACGGCATAGCAGCGAGCGACACCGACCACTTCGACATCAGCGTTTACTTTGAGGAGGCGGCGGAGTTCATCGAGAAGGCGCTGGCGTACAAAAATGGAAAAGGTCAGAGGATGAAAAAGACTGGATAAAACAGAGCAATGTTAATGCACATTAGCTGTATCCtaagcagggagggagggagggatggagggagcaAGGGATTACAGGTCAAAAAGAAGTAGGGTGTCAGGGATGAATGGATTAAGAGAAGAAGGGATGTAGGGAAAGAGAAACGAAGGGATGAATGAATGTAGGAAGGGATAGAGGGAAGGAGGAATGGAGGTACGGGATGAAAGCTGAAAGAGATGAAGGAACGGAGTGATGAAGggataaagagagggaggggggaaggaATATAAGGAAGGAGGAATGGAGGGAGGTTTCATTGGTCAGAGGGATAAGCAGGGAAGGGATATATTCAGgaaaagaggagggagagatgaaagATGTAGGGAAGCAGAGATAAAGGGATGAGTACATTTAAGAAGGGAGCAATGAAGGATGGAAGGgatgaaaggagggagggatatGTTAGGATAAATGACCAAAAggaaggagggatggagagaggaagggataaagggagggagggatgaaaaGTGGAAGGGATTGATGAAGGTGTTGAAAAGATGTAAGGAAGGGGGATGTAGGGAGGTAGGgctgaagggaggaagggagagatgaagggatggAGTGAAGGACAAATGGAGGGAGGAGTGAAGGGTCAAAGGGATAAGTAGGGTAGGGATTTAGTCAGGAAAGCAGAaaggagagatgaagggaaggAGAGATACAGGGGTGCAGGTAGTGCTGAAGGGATGTGAGTTTAAATGGTTGCATGGAGGAGAAAGGGATGGTGGGTCGAAATCAGACAAACGAGTCTGGATGTGTCGACCGGGTAGTGTTTAAACAGAAAGACTTCCTCGTCTCCCCCTACAGGTAAAGTGTACGTCCACTGCAGGGAGGGGTACAGTCGCTCGCCCACCTTAGTCATCGCCTACCTGATGCTGCGCCAGGGCATGAACGTCCACACCGCCCTCGCCACGGTGCGCCACAAACGAGAGATCGGACCCAACGACGGCTTCCTCCGGCAGCTCTGTCGACTCAACCAGAGGCTGGCTGCTGACGGAAAGCTCTGGAACAAATGAGACGGACTGTCCGTAAGAGAGGTCAAGAGTATGCTTTGTTTCATGAGAGGATCGTGGAAGTGTTTGTACAgtacaaaataacacacacattataactCTGAGGAATCCCTGTGGTGATGATTCGTGTAACGTTTGAACACAGGCGCGCTGCATTTACTCTGTGTACCATGAGAGCTCTGTCACCATGAATAATCAGTAAGGGTATTTCATTTAGTAACGTCCTTTGGTGTGTCTTCCTGCAGCTCATTACTCCAGAGAACAATACATTGGTGTAGAAATGATCCAGAACCCCCCCTGATTATTCTCTGCAATAATCACAAATCACATGGAAAATCCCattgctgccttcagggtccccACACAGAAATAGGACACCCCTGCACCAAAGGAGGTGTAATTTAGATGGTGTAACTGGTCTCCACCTTCTCTCATTCACTTCCTCCTGGCATCCAGCCCTTTGTCCCGGCCTCTCTCCTGCAATCACTGCCAAATCTCTCAGCCATTCCTGCAGGGGTCTGAGGTGGACGCTGGGATTGTCCCTACTGAATCAGATTTCAGGGAGATAGAGGAGGGTATTGTTACGGTATCTTTTGGTAACATGCCTGGTATGTTTTAGAAAAACGGCACAATATCTGACCAATGATACAGAGTGTAGAATGTCTGGGTGGTGCTTTAACAGGAATTCTTGACACCATTTCATACTGCAAAATAATGATGTTAACAGTCAAATGAAGCTGGTTGGATGCAGCAAAGGGAACAAGGAACAGTTTGTCATTTGAGGAAaccatttcttgtttttaatcatgaTTCACTTTCTTCCAAAAGTGAGGGAGGACGTTGATCCCTCTCTCATGTCTGTGTAGAGCTTACACCACCAGCTTGTTAGCTTTGCTTAGCACAACGACTGTAAAACAACCAGCTTGCAGCAACTTTAAATCTTTGAGgctaattattttttattccctCTAAAACTTAAACATGCTAACCCACCTTTCGAATGAGAGATAACCCTGTTTCTTTGTGCAGCCTCATTAATCAGGTTTACGACTGGGGTATACActcaaaataaagcagatttaGATAAGATTGAAATCCAATTAATGCATGAAAATGTTGCTGAATGACTGCTTCCTGATGCTAAGTTGTATAAAGTCtgtccacaaaaaaacaacttttcaaATGCCTGTTTTCTTAATGCAGTTTGGTGCGATTAATGCTACGCTAACAATTATTCCCAGCTCAAATTCATGTCTTTTTGTGTCCTTTCATGCAGGGTGCTTGTGACTTTGAGTCAGGTTGGCTGTTTTTaagctgtttgtctttgtgctaagctaggctaacatgCTACTAGCTGTAGCTTCGTGTTTATCTGTACGGGCATGAGGGTAACAATCTTCTCGTCTAACTTTCAGCAATAAAGTTAAACATTATATTTGCCCCAACAAGTTAAGCAACTTCCTCATGCACCTCTCGACATATTTTAAGTTAATCGCTCACCCAACATTTGCAtggtgactcacacacacatgcattgtaGTGATATGAACTGTGACTTTAAACCAAATCAATAAGAGAAACAAAGCCACTAAACCATAGATTGTAATTCAAACACTGCCAGAATGTGAAATGCATCTGCCAGGAACTTACACACTATTGGGTAACTCCTCAGTCAACACCTTTTGCACAttagtgtgtttatatgtttgtgtttcagagtaTATGGAGTTTTATATTGTACAGCAGCATGCTTTGTAATATAAGCCTGAGCCAAGATGTTGTTTATATTCCTGTTAGCTCAGCGATGTAGCCTATGTCTATATTTATTAGCGTGCATTATTGTGTGTGCATCATGTGTCACCATGTGCTTTATTGAGCTCGTGAATCCTCTTGTGCATTACTGAGTAGTGTGTGATGTTGTTCCTGTCACTAGGCTTCCATTGGGTCTCTCGGATTCAGAACTGCTTCTATGAAGTGCACTTTATCTAATGACACGGCTGATTGTTGTCGCTCTCTCTGCATATTATCAGTAATAAACTGGCTAAACCGGATCAGTATCTTCCAGAGTTTTTCTTCTGAATAACAAAACTATTGAGAGGGTTGAGCCGGGCAGGTAGTACCCAGATGCAGCACGGACAAAGGCATGAACTGAGAATGATTCAAGGTTACAAACATCAGAAGAccccacacacagagacacagaactTAAATTCATACAAAGCCGATGAAGAAGAGAAGACACAGCTGGGAGGGGAGGGGACACACAAAGGCACCaggtaatcagacaggagggaaacacagagacaggaagctacacagacatggggggggggggggggggaatcagcACACAGTCTTAAAACTAAATGAGTGAGAGCACTTCACACATCACCACGCTCATTATGAAGATTTGACCTTTCCAGCTAAAATCCATGTTCTGTTAACATGAGCACGGAGGCGGGAAAAGTACtagtagtaaaagtagaagtactcaggtcttgtacttgagtaaagtagaagtactcagatcttgtacttgagtaaagtagaagtactcagatcttgtacttgagtaaagtagaagtactcaggtcttgtacttgagtaaagtagaagtactcagatcttgtgcttgagtaaagtagaagtactcaggtcttgtacttgagtaaaagtagaaaggtgcagctactttgaatggctttgtatactgcagggtagctgctggatttactgcaggtgaactaaagtcggatttaagggagattatatttaccatcattaatcctaatctgcctagcaactacagagattaaatacatgtagtggagtaaaagtacaccatctacctctgaactgtagagGGGTTCTCTTTACAGTTCTGACTCTGTATACCAGGTGATGTGAAGCCCTGTGTCCTGTAGAGGGAGCAATAGGACTAATATCACCTGCACAGCTACCATTCAGTTCAACTGTGCACAGAAATGTAGACAAACTCtggagttgcattatgggaaatgtaggatctAGTGATAGAGTTTataaggggtggggggtttaaAGTCAGGTCTGAAATTAAAGATACAGCATAATCTAACATTTTAATCCAACTCCATTCTTGGGTTTATCATGGTGATTTATTTCCATCACATTTGCTTTTTGATTCCCGCCACCGAcatgttttctatttctgtctcttttgcCATCTCATGTTtttatgcaagtgtgtgtgtgtgtgtgtgtgtgtgtgtgtgtgtgtgtgtgtgtgtgtgtgtgtgtgtgtgtgtgtgtgtgtgtgtgtgtgtgtgtgtgtgtgtgtgcgcgtgtccTGTCCTGACGCCATAGTTG
The window above is part of the Eleginops maclovinus isolate JMC-PN-2008 ecotype Puerto Natales chromosome 16, JC_Emac_rtc_rv5, whole genome shotgun sequence genome. Proteins encoded here:
- the LOC134878077 gene encoding dual specificity protein phosphatase 3-like; the encoded protein is MKDSHRQQKAAPDRQNPPGEGFEVSIQQLNDLLTDSSGFYSWPTRHFHEVYPRIYVGNAFVAMNVMRLKRQGITHILNAAEGNSFMHVNTNAEFYSGTNITYHGIAASDTDHFDISVYFEEAAEFIEKALAYKNGKGKVYVHCREGYSRSPTLVIAYLMLRQGMNVHTALATVRHKREIGPNDGFLRQLCRLNQRLAADGKLWNK